From Streptomyces asiaticus, one genomic window encodes:
- the purE gene encoding 5-(carboxyamino)imidazole ribonucleotide mutase produces MSAPVIGIVMGSDSDWPVMEEAAKALDEFEVPYEVDVVSAHRMPREMVAYGENAADRGLKAIIAGAGGAAHLPGMLASVTPLPVIGVPVPLKYLDGMDSLLSIVQMPAGVPVATVSVGGARNAGLLAARILAAHDAGLQARMREFQDELNAQATEKGKRLRAKVDGSGSFGFGH; encoded by the coding sequence ATGAGCGCTCCTGTGATCGGCATCGTCATGGGCTCCGACTCCGACTGGCCCGTCATGGAAGAAGCGGCCAAGGCCCTCGACGAGTTCGAGGTCCCCTACGAGGTGGATGTCGTCTCGGCACACCGCATGCCGCGCGAGATGGTCGCCTACGGCGAGAACGCGGCGGACCGCGGCCTCAAGGCGATCATCGCCGGCGCGGGCGGCGCCGCCCACCTCCCGGGCATGCTCGCGTCCGTCACCCCGCTGCCGGTCATCGGGGTACCCGTACCGCTGAAGTACCTCGACGGCATGGACTCCCTGCTGTCGATCGTCCAGATGCCCGCCGGGGTTCCGGTGGCCACGGTCTCCGTGGGCGGCGCCCGCAACGCGGGCCTGCTCGCCGCCCGCATCCTGGCCGCCCACGACGCCGGACTCCAGGCCCGGATGCGCGAGTTCCAGGACGAACTCAACGCCCAGGCCACGGAGAAGGGCAAGCGTCTGCGCGCGAAGGTGGACGGGTCGGGTTCGTTCGGCTTCGGCCACTGA
- a CDS encoding GtrA family protein has protein sequence MSERSTLGGLRARMGQLTREIAKFGVVGGAGVFVNLAVFNLVRGVTELPVVRASIVATVVATGFNYVGYRYFTYRDRDKQGRTKELSLFLLFSAIGLIIENGVLYTATYGFGWDSSLQSNMFKFLGIGLGTLFRFWSYRTWVFRTLPAREAVEHAEAFLSEAPPAQATRKQPVRK, from the coding sequence ATGAGTGAACGGAGCACACTCGGTGGGCTGCGTGCCCGGATGGGGCAACTGACCCGCGAGATCGCGAAGTTCGGGGTGGTCGGCGGTGCCGGCGTCTTCGTCAATCTCGCGGTGTTCAACCTGGTGCGCGGGGTCACCGAACTCCCCGTGGTGCGGGCCAGCATCGTGGCCACGGTGGTCGCCACCGGCTTCAACTACGTGGGATACCGGTACTTCACCTACCGGGATCGCGACAAGCAGGGCCGCACCAAGGAACTCAGCCTCTTTCTGCTGTTCAGCGCCATCGGCCTGATCATCGAGAACGGTGTGCTCTACACCGCCACCTACGGCTTCGGGTGGGACAGCTCACTCCAGAGCAATATGTTCAAGTTCCTCGGCATCGGCCTGGGCACCCTCTTCCGCTTCTGGTCCTACCGGACCTGGGTGTTCCGGACGCTGCCCGCGCGGGAGGCCGTCGAGCACGCGGAGGCTTTCCTGTCCGAGGCGCCGCCCGCCCAGGCCACCCGGAAGCAGCCGGTCCGCAAGTAG
- a CDS encoding dipeptidase → MTDHLAQAHDLLATHPIVDGHNDFPWALREQVRYDLDQRDMATDLTAYTHTDLPRLRAGGVGAQFWSVFVRSDFQGDTAVSATLEQIDVVRRFTDRYATDLRPAVTADDMEAARTEGRIASLMGAEGGHSINCSLATLRTLYDLGVRYMTLTHNDNVPWADSATDEPKAHGLTNFGEEVVREMNRLGMLVDLSHVSADTMRDALRVTEAPVVFSHSSARAVCDHPRNIPDDVLELLPANGGVAMATFVPKFVLPEAVAWTREADENMRAHGLHPLEMTPAAMKVQRAFEEANPRPMATVSTVADHLDHMREVAGIDHIGIGGDFDGTAFTPEGLGDVAGYPNLVAELLDRRWSPADLAKLTWQNAVRTLRGAEDAARAAQTTRGPSIATIDQLDGTDAA, encoded by the coding sequence ATGACCGATCACCTCGCGCAAGCCCACGACCTGCTGGCCACCCACCCCATCGTGGACGGCCACAACGACTTCCCCTGGGCCCTGCGCGAGCAGGTCCGCTACGACCTCGACCAGCGCGACATGGCCACCGACCTCACCGCCTACACCCACACCGACCTGCCCCGGCTACGGGCCGGCGGCGTAGGCGCCCAGTTCTGGTCGGTGTTCGTCCGCTCCGACTTCCAGGGCGACACGGCGGTCAGCGCCACCCTCGAACAGATCGATGTCGTCCGCCGGTTCACCGACCGGTACGCGACCGACCTGCGCCCCGCCGTCACCGCCGACGACATGGAGGCGGCCCGGACCGAGGGCCGGATCGCCTCCCTCATGGGAGCCGAGGGCGGCCACAGCATCAACTGCTCCCTGGCCACCCTGCGCACCCTCTACGACCTCGGCGTGCGCTATATGACGCTGACCCACAACGACAACGTCCCCTGGGCCGACTCGGCGACCGACGAGCCGAAGGCCCACGGCCTCACCAACTTCGGCGAGGAGGTGGTGCGCGAGATGAACCGCCTGGGCATGCTCGTCGACCTCTCCCATGTCTCGGCCGACACCATGCGGGACGCGCTCCGGGTGACGGAGGCGCCCGTGGTCTTCTCGCACTCCTCCGCGCGCGCCGTCTGCGACCATCCGCGCAACATCCCGGACGATGTGCTGGAACTGCTGCCCGCCAACGGGGGCGTGGCGATGGCCACCTTCGTGCCCAAGTTCGTACTGCCCGAGGCGGTCGCCTGGACCCGGGAGGCGGACGAGAACATGCGCGCCCACGGGCTGCATCCGCTGGAGATGACGCCCGCCGCGATGAAGGTGCAGCGCGCCTTCGAGGAGGCCAACCCGCGCCCCATGGCCACCGTGTCGACCGTCGCCGACCACCTCGACCACATGCGCGAGGTGGCGGGCATCGACCACATCGGCATCGGCGGCGACTTCGACGGCACCGCCTTCACCCCGGAGGGCCTGGGCGATGTCGCGGGCTATCCGAACCTGGTGGCCGAACTCCTCGACCGCCGCTGGTCACCGGCCGACCTGGCCAAGCTGACCTGGCAGAACGCGGTCCGTACGCTGCGCGGCGCAGAAGACGCGGCACGCGCGGCGCAGACCACACGCGGCCCGTCCATCGCGACGATCGACCAACTGGACGGCACGGACGCCGCCTGA
- a CDS encoding 5-(carboxyamino)imidazole ribonucleotide synthase has product MTFPVVGMVGGGQLARMTHEAGIPLGIRFKLLSDTPQDSAAQVVSDVVIGDYRDLDTLRAFAQGCDVVTFDHEHVPAEHLRALEADGVVIRPGVEALLHAQDKGVMRERLRTAGVPCPCHRIVADPEDVARFADEGDGFPVVLKTVRGGYDGKGVWVVRGAAEAAEPFRAGVPVLAEEMVDFARELAANVVRSPHGQAVAYPVVESIQVNGVCDTVIAPAPGLSEELSGQAQEMALKIAAELGVVGHLAVELFETRDGRLLVNELAMRPHNSGHWTQDGAVTSQFANHVRAVLDLPLGDPRPRARWTVMTNVLGGDFPDMYAAYLHCMARDPALKIHMYGKDVKPGRKVGHVNTYGDDLADVRERGRHAADYLRGTITE; this is encoded by the coding sequence GTGACATTCCCGGTAGTCGGCATGGTCGGCGGCGGCCAGCTCGCCCGTATGACCCATGAGGCGGGCATCCCCCTCGGCATCAGGTTCAAGCTGCTCAGTGACACCCCCCAGGACTCGGCGGCCCAGGTGGTCAGCGATGTCGTCATCGGCGACTACCGCGACCTGGACACGCTTCGTGCTTTCGCACAGGGCTGTGATGTGGTCACCTTCGACCACGAGCATGTCCCGGCCGAGCATCTGCGCGCGCTGGAAGCGGACGGCGTGGTCATCCGCCCCGGAGTCGAGGCGCTGCTGCACGCCCAGGACAAGGGTGTGATGCGCGAGCGGCTGCGTACGGCCGGTGTGCCGTGCCCCTGCCACCGCATCGTGGCCGACCCCGAGGACGTGGCGCGATTCGCGGACGAGGGCGACGGCTTTCCGGTCGTCCTCAAGACGGTGCGCGGCGGCTACGACGGCAAGGGCGTCTGGGTCGTCCGCGGCGCGGCGGAGGCGGCCGAGCCGTTCCGCGCGGGCGTGCCCGTCCTCGCCGAGGAGATGGTCGACTTCGCCCGCGAGCTCGCCGCCAATGTCGTACGGTCCCCGCACGGTCAGGCCGTCGCCTACCCCGTCGTGGAGTCGATCCAGGTGAACGGGGTCTGTGACACCGTGATCGCCCCGGCCCCCGGCCTCTCCGAGGAGTTGTCCGGCCAGGCGCAGGAGATGGCGCTGAAGATCGCCGCCGAGCTCGGGGTGGTCGGCCATCTCGCGGTCGAGCTCTTCGAGACCCGCGACGGCCGGCTGCTGGTCAACGAGCTGGCCATGCGCCCCCACAACTCCGGCCACTGGACCCAGGACGGCGCCGTCACCTCCCAGTTCGCCAACCACGTACGGGCGGTGCTCGACCTCCCGCTGGGCGACCCGCGCCCGCGCGCGCGGTGGACGGTGATGACCAATGTGCTCGGCGGCGACTTCCCCGACATGTACGCGGCGTATCTGCACTGCATGGCCCGCGACCCGGCGCTCAAGATCCATATGTACGGCAAGGACGTGAAGCCCGGGCGCAAGGTCGGCCACGTCAACACCTATGGCGACGACCTGGCCGACGTCCGCGAGCGCGGCCGCCACGCCGCCGACTACCTCCGAGGGACCATCACCGAATGA
- a CDS encoding VOC family protein, giving the protein MATAKLELVAFDCPDPTALAYFYQQVLGGEIKNEGKPWVDLHLPDGARLAFQEAPGFVAPSWPSAKESQQLHLDLRVADMAEAQERVLALGARALDLDDEGGKRDFRVFADPAGHPFCLIHP; this is encoded by the coding sequence ATGGCCACCGCCAAACTGGAACTTGTCGCGTTCGACTGCCCCGACCCCACCGCGCTCGCCTACTTCTACCAGCAGGTGCTGGGCGGTGAGATCAAGAACGAGGGGAAGCCCTGGGTCGATCTCCACCTGCCCGACGGGGCGCGGCTGGCCTTCCAGGAGGCGCCCGGCTTCGTCGCGCCGAGCTGGCCGTCGGCGAAGGAGTCGCAGCAGCTGCACCTCGATCTGCGGGTGGCCGATATGGCAGAGGCGCAGGAGCGGGTGCTGGCGCTGGGGGCCCGGGCGCTGGACCTCGACGACGAGGGCGGGAAGCGGGACTTCCGCGTCTTCGCCGACCCGGCGGGACATCCCTTCTGTCTGATTCATCCCTGA